The following are encoded in a window of Paenibacillaceae bacterium GAS479 genomic DNA:
- a CDS encoding DNA-binding transcriptional regulator, MocR family, contains an aminotransferase domain (non-canonical start codon;~manually curated) — protein MSKYGKILTDLERRLADGSIRQGEKLNSVRSTAAQQGCSISTVLRAYAELEKRHLIYSIPQSGYFAVGRTRTSKEEHTGDLIDFSSVLPDTELFPYRDFQHCLNKAIDAYKHELFQYGSIKGMDSLRRTLASHLAANGVYASPDSIVVTAGVKPALDLLSRMLFPNGKSVVIVEQPSFDLHLKFLEAEGVPVRGVPRGDSGLDLEELERQFKQGDVKLFYTMSRYHNPLGDSLREEQKHKIAKLAAKYDVYIAEDDYMADLGEERGFKPIHGYDRTRVIYLKSFSKAIFPGLRIGLAVLPDQLESMFVERLAYSSSSLLSQAALDIYIRSGMYDRHKNKIGSQYAARMAEMNEAVRSLQQSGALKLASSGSGIYIALRLPQTVNMDRLEGRLAAQGVKIRNGRDFYLAGWLKRDKFLRLSISRTGTEQIHAGMKAIAEAVAAKDL, from the coding sequence ATTAGCAAATACGGGAAAATTCTCACCGACTTAGAAAGGCGGCTGGCAGACGGCAGCATCCGTCAGGGAGAGAAGCTGAATTCGGTACGAAGCACTGCGGCTCAGCAAGGCTGCAGCATCAGCACGGTGCTGCGCGCTTATGCCGAGCTGGAGAAAAGGCATCTGATCTATTCGATTCCGCAGAGCGGATATTTTGCGGTTGGCCGCACCAGAACCAGCAAGGAGGAGCATACGGGCGATTTGATCGACTTCTCGTCCGTGCTGCCGGATACGGAGCTGTTTCCTTATCGGGATTTTCAGCATTGCCTCAACAAAGCGATTGACGCCTACAAACATGAGCTGTTTCAGTACGGATCGATCAAAGGAATGGATTCGCTGCGGAGGACGCTTGCGTCACATTTGGCAGCGAATGGAGTGTATGCATCTCCGGATTCGATTGTCGTGACTGCAGGAGTAAAGCCGGCCCTCGACTTGCTGTCCCGCATGCTCTTTCCCAACGGCAAAAGTGTCGTCATCGTGGAGCAGCCATCTTTTGACCTTCATCTGAAATTTTTAGAGGCGGAGGGCGTTCCGGTCCGCGGGGTTCCGCGCGGCGATTCCGGGCTTGACCTGGAGGAGCTGGAAAGGCAGTTTAAGCAAGGAGACGTCAAGCTGTTTTACACGATGTCCCGTTACCATAATCCGCTCGGCGATTCGCTACGCGAGGAGCAGAAGCACAAGATCGCCAAGCTGGCGGCTAAGTACGACGTGTATATTGCGGAAGACGACTATATGGCGGATCTCGGCGAGGAGCGCGGCTTCAAGCCGATTCACGGTTATGACAGAACGAGAGTGATTTATTTAAAAAGCTTCTCCAAAGCGATTTTCCCCGGCCTCCGCATCGGGCTTGCGGTGCTGCCGGATCAGCTGGAGTCCATGTTTGTGGAACGGCTTGCTTATTCCAGCAGCTCGCTGCTGTCTCAAGCTGCGCTGGATATTTATATCCGCAGCGGCATGTACGACCGCCATAAAAACAAAATTGGCAGCCAATACGCAGCCCGGATGGCTGAAATGAACGAAGCGGTCCGCAGCTTGCAGCAATCCGGCGCGCTGAAGCTTGCGAGCAGCGGATCCGGCATCTACATCGCGCTTAGGCTACCGCAAACGGTAAATATGGACCGGCTGGAGGGAAGGCTTGCAGCTCAGGGAGTCAAGATCCGCAACGGGCGCGATTTTTATTTGGCCGGCTGGCTGAAACGGGACAAGTTTTTGCGGTTAAGCATTTCCAGAACCGGTACGGAGCAAATCCATGCTGGAATGAAAGCAATCGCCGAAGCGGTTGCGGCAAAAGACTTGTAA
- a CDS encoding N-hydroxyarylamine O-acetyltransferase produces MTNQNFLNQLFRKRIGWTEEGKLEFSQLGPFLEAAALAFPFENLSITSGSSTPMSEESLIEKLLVRGEGGLCYELNTLLYLFLANNGFDVTMTRGIVYNHELQHWPAAGRTHIAVILTEQGERYLLDTGFGINHALRPLPLAGKTAESRNGSFRLRRETTPYGDYVYEMMLSGRVESWRIGYAFDSTLALTSLDEPREVQEIIERHPESPFNKKPLAAKLTENGSMSLSPQSFTQWIDGKMTKTPISEAEYADKLRLFGL; encoded by the coding sequence ATGACCAATCAAAACTTTTTAAACCAGCTATTTCGGAAACGGATCGGTTGGACGGAGGAAGGCAAGCTGGAATTTTCGCAGCTCGGGCCTTTTCTTGAAGCGGCTGCGCTTGCGTTTCCTTTTGAAAATCTGAGTATAACCTCCGGCTCCTCCACTCCCATGAGCGAAGAGTCGCTGATTGAAAAGCTGTTGGTGCGGGGTGAAGGCGGCTTATGCTACGAGTTGAATACGTTGCTCTATCTATTCCTGGCCAATAACGGCTTCGATGTCACAATGACAAGAGGCATTGTTTATAATCACGAGCTGCAGCATTGGCCTGCCGCAGGGAGAACGCATATCGCCGTTATATTAACCGAGCAGGGCGAGCGCTACCTTTTGGATACAGGTTTTGGCATCAATCATGCCCTCCGTCCGCTACCGCTTGCCGGCAAAACGGCAGAATCCCGCAATGGGTCCTTCCGGTTGCGGCGCGAAACAACTCCTTACGGCGATTATGTGTATGAAATGATGTTAAGCGGACGGGTCGAAAGCTGGCGGATTGGTTATGCGTTTGATTCCACGCTTGCGCTAACCAGCTTGGACGAACCGCGCGAGGTGCAGGAAATCATCGAACGGCACCCGGAATCTCCGTTTAACAAAAAACCGCTTGCCGCCAAGCTTACGGAAAACGGAAGCATGTCGCTGAGCCCGCAGTCTTTTACGCAATGGATCGATGGCAAGATGACCAAAACTCCTATTAGCGAAGCGGAATATGCCGATAAACTCCGCCTTTTCGGATTGTAA
- a CDS encoding transcriptional regulator, DeoR family — MASFLAAERRNKILDYLFQQKRATVKELSELLGVSEVTLRSDLRLLDKDGVIQRNHGGVILQEEPRNEQNFSVREKKNHNEKSAIGQNALELVEDGQCIVLDGSSTVLEMARGLKKMKVRLTVITNGMYTALELSENPGLTVILIGGVLRVGSSALEGTLGKNILEKINVDTMFTSASGFTAEEGLTDFNVYEVELKKEMAAASTRIVALLDHSKIGRNSISTFAAANEIHTIITDSATPRKIVDEIRGQGINVIVP; from the coding sequence TTGGCTTCTTTTTTGGCGGCGGAGCGGCGAAACAAAATTCTTGACTATCTGTTTCAGCAGAAACGAGCGACGGTGAAGGAGCTGTCGGAGCTGCTCGGCGTGTCCGAGGTTACACTCCGCTCCGATTTGCGTCTGTTGGACAAGGACGGGGTCATTCAGCGCAACCACGGGGGCGTTATTTTGCAGGAGGAGCCTCGTAACGAGCAAAACTTCTCCGTCCGGGAGAAGAAAAATCATAACGAAAAATCGGCCATAGGTCAGAACGCTCTGGAGCTTGTAGAGGACGGTCAGTGCATCGTGCTGGATGGAAGCTCTACTGTGCTGGAGATGGCGCGAGGGCTCAAAAAAATGAAAGTCCGTCTGACCGTCATTACGAACGGAATGTATACGGCATTGGAGCTCAGCGAAAATCCCGGCCTGACCGTTATACTGATCGGCGGCGTGCTCCGGGTCGGCAGCAGCGCGCTGGAAGGCACGCTCGGCAAAAATATTTTGGAAAAAATCAATGTAGACACGATGTTTACCTCCGCCAGCGGCTTCACAGCCGAAGAGGGGCTGACTGATTTTAATGTGTACGAAGTCGAGCTCAAAAAAGAAATGGCCGCTGCTTCCACGCGCATCGTCGCGCTGCTCGACCATAGCAAAATCGGCAGGAACTCCATTTCCACCTTTGCCGCCGCGAATGAAATCCATACGATAATCACGGACAGCGCTACTCCCCGCAAAATTGTCGATGAGATCCGCGGCCAAGGAATCAACGTCATCGTTCCTTGA
- a CDS encoding carbohydrate ABC transporter substrate-binding protein, CUT1 family, with protein sequence MRKSWLVSTVLVMALAAAGCSGGAKTQGADNNAGSDNGGEKVKLTIESWRTDDMKVWNEVILPAFEVKYPQIQVEFKPTQNTEYGTSLSTKLSAGTAGDLIMVEPYDFRIDMAKNGSFAKLDDLEGLNKDNFPEMALDAWKLDDGTQFAVPLASVLHGYIYNKAIFDELKLQVPTTREQFFQVLDAVKKDGKYTPFAMGTADQFVPGLLGFNLNVPGFNKGEEGRLALIEGKQKFTDAPYVQTWEFLRKLADYMPEGYESITYADMQNLFMSGQAAVYPAGSWEISIFKSKIADQFEYGAFPLPVEKEGDAGYINNHPDSGMALNAASKHPEEAKQFLQWLMTPEFAELWNNALPGFFSLSSHKVELKDPLAQQFMSWVKDGNSSPRIAYQLLSRGEPNTDAELGRITALVMNKKMEPAEAAKTIQSGLDGWFKPQAK encoded by the coding sequence ATGAGAAAGAGCTGGCTGGTTAGCACTGTACTTGTAATGGCATTGGCGGCTGCAGGCTGCAGCGGAGGTGCGAAGACGCAAGGAGCGGACAACAACGCGGGTTCGGATAACGGTGGGGAGAAAGTGAAGCTGACGATTGAAAGCTGGCGCACGGACGATATGAAAGTTTGGAACGAGGTCATTTTGCCGGCATTCGAGGTAAAGTATCCCCAGATTCAAGTTGAGTTCAAGCCTACGCAAAATACCGAATACGGCACTTCGCTATCGACCAAATTATCGGCTGGCACAGCAGGGGATCTGATCATGGTGGAGCCCTATGACTTCCGGATTGATATGGCCAAAAACGGCTCCTTTGCCAAGTTGGACGATCTGGAAGGCCTGAACAAGGACAACTTCCCGGAGATGGCTCTTGACGCATGGAAACTTGACGACGGCACGCAATTCGCGGTTCCCCTCGCGTCCGTATTGCATGGTTACATTTACAACAAGGCCATATTCGACGAGCTTAAGCTGCAGGTCCCGACGACCCGTGAGCAGTTTTTCCAGGTGCTGGACGCGGTTAAAAAGGACGGCAAATATACGCCGTTTGCGATGGGTACGGCCGACCAGTTCGTGCCGGGGCTGCTCGGCTTCAATCTTAACGTGCCGGGCTTTAATAAAGGCGAGGAAGGAAGGCTCGCGCTGATCGAGGGCAAGCAGAAGTTTACCGATGCTCCTTATGTGCAGACTTGGGAATTTCTCCGCAAGCTCGCCGATTATATGCCGGAAGGTTACGAATCGATTACGTATGCCGACATGCAGAACCTGTTTATGTCCGGACAAGCGGCCGTTTACCCGGCCGGTTCGTGGGAAATCTCGATCTTCAAGAGCAAAATCGCCGACCAGTTCGAATACGGGGCTTTCCCGCTGCCCGTCGAAAAAGAAGGGGATGCGGGTTATATCAACAACCATCCCGACAGCGGCATGGCGCTGAACGCCGCCTCCAAACATCCGGAAGAGGCGAAGCAGTTCCTGCAATGGCTGATGACGCCGGAGTTCGCCGAGCTGTGGAACAATGCGCTGCCGGGTTTCTTCTCGCTTTCGAGCCACAAGGTCGAGCTGAAGGACCCGCTAGCCCAGCAGTTCATGAGCTGGGTGAAGGACGGCAATTCCTCGCCAAGAATTGCTTACCAGCTGCTGTCGCGCGGCGAGCCTAACACGGACGCCGAGTTGGGACGGATTACGGCGCTTGTCATGAACAAAAAGATGGAGCCGGCCGAAGCGGCCAAAACGATCCAGAGCGGTCTGGACGGCTGGTTCAAGCCTCAGGCCAAATAA
- a CDS encoding Glyoxylase, beta-lactamase superfamily II: protein MNYTIKPILTGYQLLDKGNYATFRQGNGEIVEFPVFCFLVEGGDKKILVDTGMSDTEHSIKYHHDGRQDPGQAIHEQLASMGISTDEIELIIFTHLHWDHCFNLHHFPNAKLVASRIEHEFAVNPIPFYWNSYEYPEATGLTPPFAGRDFDLVEGDADIIEGISVFPTPGHSPGHMAVSVQTEKGKYVIVGDLMFVRENMEPDKKHGWPLTPPGRFANVIELWHSMEEAIKRSDYILMSHDPEQMGVKQYP, encoded by the coding sequence ATGAACTATACGATCAAACCGATTCTCACAGGCTACCAGTTGCTGGACAAAGGAAACTATGCGACATTCCGCCAAGGAAACGGAGAAATTGTGGAATTCCCGGTTTTCTGCTTCCTCGTTGAAGGCGGCGACAAAAAGATTCTCGTTGATACAGGCATGAGCGATACGGAGCACTCGATTAAATATCATCATGACGGCAGGCAGGATCCAGGCCAGGCCATTCATGAACAGCTCGCTTCCATGGGCATCTCCACAGATGAAATCGAGCTGATTATTTTCACTCATCTGCACTGGGACCATTGCTTCAACCTGCATCACTTCCCTAACGCCAAGCTGGTGGCAAGCCGGATCGAGCATGAGTTTGCGGTCAATCCGATTCCGTTCTACTGGAATTCCTACGAATACCCGGAAGCGACGGGCCTGACACCTCCGTTCGCAGGCCGCGACTTCGATCTGGTGGAAGGCGACGCCGACATTATTGAAGGAATCAGCGTGTTTCCGACGCCGGGGCACAGCCCGGGCCATATGGCGGTGTCCGTGCAGACCGAAAAAGGCAAGTACGTCATCGTTGGCGACCTGATGTTCGTTCGCGAAAATATGGAGCCAGACAAAAAACATGGATGGCCCTTGACGCCTCCGGGGCGCTTCGCCAATGTAATTGAGCTGTGGCACAGCATGGAGGAGGCGATCAAACGCTCGGATTATATTCTGATGTCGCATGATCCGGAGCAAATGGGCGTTAAGCAGTATCCCTGA